DNA from Mesorhizobium loti R88b:
GATTTTCCCAGCAAGGATCGCAGTTTTTGCTGAAATTCATTCTCAGCCGCATCGGTCTTGTCGCCGGCATCCAGCGATGCGCCCGGCTTGCGCGGATAGGGGTCGATCGCCAATCCGAAGAACTGTTCGGCCAGCGCTCCGACATCGATGATGTCGCCGGAGAATGTTTCGGGACTGTCGGGGCCGTCCGCATCGAGCAATATCTCGCCACCGCCTTCAAATCCCTGCCGTCCAAGCTTGGAGTCCTCGGGCAGCAACAGCGCCTCGACCGGCTCGTCGATGTGCGCTTCGACGGGTTCGAGCGTGACGATGCAGGCCTGGGTGATGTCGGCTTCGACACGGCCACTGACCTTCACGCCATTGCGCTTCCAGGAGACCACCAGGAGTTCCGCGCGATAGGCTTCGACCGACAGCAGCCCGTGCGCCTCGGCGAGCACTGCGCGCTGGGCGGTGTCGGCCTCGATCACCACGGGCAACCCTTTGTGCGGCAGCCGGCCGACGTTTGCGAAGAAGGAAACCGGGCTTTGCGTATCAGCATGTTTCATCAATCAACCCTCCCTGGCGAGCGGAAACGTCACCGTGCCGGAGACGATTGATTCGGACGGCTGCGCGGACAGTTGCCGGCAGGCATCGGCAACGTAGCTGGCCAATTGCGGCGCCTGGGGCCAGGTTCCGGCGTCGGGCCGGACATTGCGGGCGAGTGCCGCGGTCAGCCCATCGTGGTCATTTCTTTCCAGCGCGTCATCATAGGCGGCGGTGCGGCCATAATACATCTTCGCCAGCTTCTTCATGCGTTTGGGCACGCCGACGTCGCCAATGCCCAACTCCCGCAGCGAATGATCGACGTCGAGGAAGAACTCGTCGATGAGCACCTGTGCGATCTCCTGCGCCGCACCGCGCTCGCCGCGCAAGCGATGCTGGAACAGGAACATATGCAGCGAAAGCATCTCGAAACGGCCGAGCGGCGTGTCTGGCACATTCCAGTGGGAATAAAATACACTCTGCCGCGCCGCCGCCACGATTTGTGCGTAAAGCGCGTCGGTGATGGCGCGGTTGGCGTGACGTTCGCGACCAAAAAGGCGCTGGAACATGGGGATGGTCTCCGGGGACCGTTTGTTGAATTGGCCTTGTTGCATCGGCAAGCAAGCTGGTTTACCGGTTTTGCGGCCCAGCGCAAGTTGCGGCGATATAATGGAGAATTGTTGTTGCGCGCGCTGAATTTCAAGTCGACCTTCACGTCCAGGCCCGCCGGCGCGATCTCGCTGTTGCTCGTCGTTTCGGCGCTCTCGGCCTGCCACTCCAGCAAGATGTTCGGTGACCTCACCCCGAGCGAGACAATCACCCAAGGCTACGTCATCGACCAGCAGGCAGTCGATTCGGTGCCCGTTGGTTCCAGCCGCGAGCAGGTGCTTCTGGCGCTTGGCACGCCGTCGACCACGG
Protein-coding regions in this window:
- a CDS encoding YceD family protein, encoding MKHADTQSPVSFFANVGRLPHKGLPVVIEADTAQRAVLAEAHGLLSVEAYRAELLVVSWKRNGVKVSGRVEADITQACIVTLEPVEAHIDEPVEALLLPEDSKLGRQGFEGGGEILLDADGPDSPETFSGDIIDVGALAEQFFGLAIDPYPRKPGASLDAGDKTDAAENEFQQKLRSLLGKS
- a CDS encoding ubiquinol-cytochrome C chaperone family protein; amino-acid sequence: MFQRLFGRERHANRAITDALYAQIVAAARQSVFYSHWNVPDTPLGRFEMLSLHMFLFQHRLRGERGAAQEIAQVLIDEFFLDVDHSLRELGIGDVGVPKRMKKLAKMYYGRTAAYDDALERNDHDGLTAALARNVRPDAGTWPQAPQLASYVADACRQLSAQPSESIVSGTVTFPLAREG